CCGCGGGTCCCGAGCCGATCGCGTACTCGGATGCGGCGACGATCGTTCTCGAGCCCGACGGCCAGGGGTGGACCGAACGCCATCGCGAGCTCCAGTACTCCCTCGACTTCGATCCCGAGTATCTCCTCTACGCCAATTACATCCCGCTCCACACCGTGCTCTTCGACACGGCCCTGCTTCGCCGCGCCGGCGGGTTCGACCCCGCCCTCGAATACTCGGAGGACTGGGACCTGCTGATCCGGCTCTCGTTCGAGACCCCGTTCCGGCACGTCCGCGGGGTGACCGCCGCGTATCGGGTCTTCTCCGGCGAAGCCGGCCACGTCGAAGCGGGCGGCGGGGCGTTCCTCGAGGCGCGGGACCGGATCCTCGAGCGGTATCGCGAGCGCCGGACCGACGCGGCGGCGGCGCGCGTTCTCGACCGGCTGGCCAGGAGGCTGTGGGAAGTCTCGCGCCGCGAGTACCGCGCCGAGGGGGAGCTCGCGTTCCACCGGGCGAGCCATCGGCGTCTCACCGACGAGGTCGAGTCCTTCCGCGGGGAGCTGTCGGCGGTGAAGGGAGACCGGGCGCGGCTCGAGGGGGAGCTGCGCGCCGGCATGGAGGCGTGGGAGAAGAACGGCGGCGCGCTCTACGCCGAGATCGCGCGCCTGAACGCGCTGATCGTCCAGATGCAGGGCACGAAGGCGTGGCGACTCCACGAATGGGTGCAGCGGCGCAAGGGGAAAGGGTGACGCGCCGGATCGTCGTGCTGGCGCCCGAGCCGATCCGTCCCCACATGGCGGGAATGGGAATCCGGGCGCTCGAGATCGCCGCCGCCCTCGCTTCGCGCTTCGAGGTTCGCCTGCTCGCGCCCAACCCGGGCGCGGCCGCGTCCGCCGCGCGGCCCGGCGTGTCCGTCGTCGAAGCGCCTCCCGGCTCGGCAGCGTTTCACCGCGAGCTGCGAGCGTGCGACGCCGCGCTCGTTTCCGGGCACGCGGCGAGCGACGTGTTCGTCGCGGCTCCACACGTTCCGGTCGCCGTCGACTGGTACGACCCCTTCCTCGTCGAAAACTTCCACTATCGGGCCGCTCTCGGCGACGAGGTCGAGGCCAACGACCGCCGGGCCTGGAACCTCGCTGTCGCGCGGGGGGACTTCTTCCTGTGCGCCTCGGCCGAACAGCGTCTCTTCTACGCCGGGATGCTCGTCCTCGCGGGGAGGATCGACGCGGCCCTCGCGGAGAGCGATCCGGACGCTTCGACCCTGCTCGCCGTCGTGCCGTTCGGCGCGTCGGTCCCTCCGGCCGCCGACCCGACGCCCGTCCGCGAGGCGCTCGGCGCCCGGCCGGGCGATCCGGTCCTCCTCTTCGGCGGCCTGTACGACTGGCACGACCTCGCTCCGCTCGCGGCGGTCTGGCCGGCGCTGCTGGCACAGTTCCCGAGCCTGCGGGTC
This Thermoanaerobaculia bacterium DNA region includes the following protein-coding sequences:
- a CDS encoding glycosyltransferase, encoding LREALESLSAQTARPRRVVVVNDGGGPVESILAPFVSDYSLTHVDHPSSSGRSRAANDGVERVSEEVVGFLDDDDVFFPDHFERLLAARAAGPEPIAYSDAATIVLEPDGQGWTERHRELQYSLDFDPEYLLYANYIPLHTVLFDTALLRRAGGFDPALEYSEDWDLLIRLSFETPFRHVRGVTAAYRVFSGEAGHVEAGGGAFLEARDRILERYRERRTDAAAARVLDRLARRLWEVSRREYRAEGELAFHRASHRRLTDEVESFRGELSAVKGDRARLEGELRAGMEAWEKNGGALYAEIARLNALIVQMQGTKAWRLHEWVQRRKGKG